The following is a genomic window from Brevibacterium limosum.
CGGTCACTCGTCGACCTCGGAGTCGAACCCGGGGACGTGGTGGGCATCCAACTGCCGAACTGGTACGAATGGCTGGTCATCCACCTCGGCGCGATCAGAGCCGGTGCCGTGACCAACGGGCTCATCCCGATCTATCGGGACCGCGAGATCGGGTACATGGCCAAGAAGGCCGAGGTCTCGGTGCTCTTCGTCCCGAATCGGTTCCGGAAGTTCGACTATGCGGACATGGTCGATCGGCTGCGACCGAACCTGCCGGAGCTGGGGCACACGATCGTCCTCGACACCCCCGGGGAAGCGCGGTTCGCCGGTCGGGACGGCTTCGAGAAGTGGGCCGACTTCCTCGCTCGCGGACAGCAGGACTCAGCGTCGGACGGCTCGCGATCGGCCGCCTCGGCGATCGAATCCATCGATTGGGACGACCGCCGACCCGATCCCGATGATGTCGGACTCATCCTCTTCACCTCGGGGACGACGGGCAACCCCAAGGGTGTGATGCACACGCACAACAACGTGCTCGCGGCCTCACTTCCCTGGCCCGATCACCTCGGCTTGGACGAGGAATCGGTCATCCACATGGCCTCGACCTTCGGCCACCTCACCGGCTTCATGTACGGAGTGTGCCTGCCCCTGCTCATCGGCGACTCGGGGGTGTTCCAGGACGTGTGGAACGGTGAGGAATTCGCGCGGCTCGTCGACGAACACGGCATCCAGCACACCTCGGGGGCGACTCCGTTCCTGCACGATCTGCTCGAGGCGGCGAAGACGACGCAGCACGATCTGTCCTCCCTCAAGCACTTCTGCTGCATGGGCGCCCCGATTCCGCGCGTCATGGTCGATGAGGCACGCACGCTGCTGCCGGACCTCAGCGTCTTCGGCGGCTGGGGACAGACGGAATGCGGGCTGGTCACGATGACGGCCCCCGGCGACTCGGAGGAGAAGGTCACCAGCACCGACGGGCGTGCCCTGGGCTCCATGAAGGTCCGGGTCGTCGATCCTCTCGGCGAGCCCGTCGCCGCAGGCGTGGAAGGAAAAGTGCAGGTCACAGGCCCATTCCTGTTCGTCGGATACCTCGGTGAACCGGAGCAGACGGCGGAGGCCTTCGTGGGCGTTTGGCTCGATACGGGAGACCTCGCCGAAATGGATGACGAGGGCTTCATCCGGATCGCCGGACGGTCGAAGGACATCATCATCCGCGGCGGCGAGAACATCCCCGTGGCCTATATCGAGAACGTCCTCTACGAACATCCCGCGGTCTCCCAGGTCGCCGTCGTCGCGGTGCCGCATCCCCGCCTGCAGGAGATCGCGTGCGCGGTCGTGACCCTGAACGAGGGTCACAGCCTGTCGATGGACGAGCTGCGGGAGTTCTTCGACACGAAGGGAGTGGCGAAGAACTACTGGCCCGAGGCGCTGCAGTGTCTCGACGAGTTCCCTCGCACGCCAAGCGGTAAGATTCAGAAGTTCAAGCTCAGAGAGGGAGTCACCGCCGAGCATGTCAGCTGAATCCGAAGACCTCAACGCGATCGTCCGGGGCGCCCGCGCGGAATTCCGGGAGCGGCAGATCGTCGATGCCGCCGTGGCCCTGATGCAGGAGAAGGGCACCCATTCGGTGTCCATGCAGGCGATCGCGAAGTCCGGTGGGGTCAGTGTCGGACTGCTGTACAAGTACTTCTCGGACAAGGAGCAGATCGTGCTCGCCGCGATCACCCGCGTCCTCGAGGAGTTCCGTCTGCGTGTCCCCTCCGCCATCGCCGAGCCGGGTGATCCCGTGGACAGGGTCATCGCCGCGTTCTCAGAGTTCTGCCGCGTCGTCGGCGAACAGCGGCATGCGGTCGTGCTCACCTACCAGGTCTCCAGGGCCCTGTCGAAAGATGGACTGAAATCGATCCAGGACCGGGAGCTCGAAACCCTCCAGCCGCTCGTCGATGTCGTCGCCGCCGCGGTCGAGGCAGGGGATCTGCGTGATGTCGATGCCCAGACCCTCGGTCATGACCTCATGTCGACGGCGCACATGTGGGCGCTCAAGCACTGGTACTTCCAGAGGATCGGGCTCGACCTCGACACGTACATCGACCGGCAGGTGCGCACCCTTGTGCTGAGCAACCTCAGCGAGGCGGCTCGGACGAAATAGGTGGAGTGCGGCGCAGACGCCCCATGAGTCCGCCTCTCGTCCTACACTGGGAGCCAGGCAAGCGGAGGGAGTGAACGACCATGACCGCCTCGAAGGACGGATCGAAGAACCGGTCGACGTCCGCGCATGACGATCCTCGGATCCGGGTGCGCCGCATCTACGACGAGCCCGAGCCGTCGGACGGAGCCAGGGTGCTCGTCGACCGCGTATGGCCGCGCGGAGTGAGCAAGGACCACGCCCGCCTCGACGAATGGCTCAAAGACGTCGCACCCTCCAACGAGCTGCGCCAGTGGTACGGGCACGACCCGGACAAGTACGCGGAGTTCGCGCGCCGCTATCGCGAAGAGCTCAAGGACGACACCCGCGCCGAGGCGTTCGACCAGCTCAAGGAGCTTGCGGAGAAGGGCACGCTCACGCTGCTCACCGCGTCGAAGCGCGACGAAATCAGTCAGGCAGCGGTGCTCAAGAAGTCCCTCGACAGCGGCAGGCACGGATGAGTCCGATCGAACCGGACAAGAAGGACTGGGCCGAAGTCCTCGACACCGGCTGTGCCGAGTGCGGCTTCACCGGGCGCGAGGACGTCCTCGAACTGAGCGGTCCCATCGCCGAGGCGGCCGCCTCCTTCGCGCCCGCGCTCACTCGTGCGGACGCCGCCGACCGTCCCCGCGATGACCGGTGGTCGAGCGTCGAATACGCCGCCCACCTGCGTGACGTCCTCACCGAGTTCCGCTCTCGCACCCTACTCATGCTCGATGAGCAGGCCCCGACTCTGCCGAACTTCGACGGCGATGCGGTGGCGCTCGAGTCCGACTACCGTCACCAGAACGCCGCCGAGGTGCTCGACGGACTGAACACGGCAGCAACCGCTTACGCAGACACGCTCTCCGGACTCGAAGACGGGCAGTGGCAGCGCACGGGACTGCGCGCCGACGGTCGGGAGTTCACGATCGCCTCGCTCACCCGCTACGGCTGG
Proteins encoded in this region:
- a CDS encoding AMP-binding protein, yielding MPTRFETTLTDALIEKFTSTGDWRNQTLLDHLEHWTASRPEAIVTRDPYGAHTYAELSSDVETCARSLVDLGVEPGDVVGIQLPNWYEWLVIHLGAIRAGAVTNGLIPIYRDREIGYMAKKAEVSVLFVPNRFRKFDYADMVDRLRPNLPELGHTIVLDTPGEARFAGRDGFEKWADFLARGQQDSASDGSRSAASAIESIDWDDRRPDPDDVGLILFTSGTTGNPKGVMHTHNNVLAASLPWPDHLGLDEESVIHMASTFGHLTGFMYGVCLPLLIGDSGVFQDVWNGEEFARLVDEHGIQHTSGATPFLHDLLEAAKTTQHDLSSLKHFCCMGAPIPRVMVDEARTLLPDLSVFGGWGQTECGLVTMTAPGDSEEKVTSTDGRALGSMKVRVVDPLGEPVAAGVEGKVQVTGPFLFVGYLGEPEQTAEAFVGVWLDTGDLAEMDDEGFIRIAGRSKDIIIRGGENIPVAYIENVLYEHPAVSQVAVVAVPHPRLQEIACAVVTLNEGHSLSMDELREFFDTKGVAKNYWPEALQCLDEFPRTPSGKIQKFKLREGVTAEHVS
- a CDS encoding TetR/AcrR family transcriptional regulator, with protein sequence MSAESEDLNAIVRGARAEFRERQIVDAAVALMQEKGTHSVSMQAIAKSGGVSVGLLYKYFSDKEQIVLAAITRVLEEFRLRVPSAIAEPGDPVDRVIAAFSEFCRVVGEQRHAVVLTYQVSRALSKDGLKSIQDRELETLQPLVDVVAAAVEAGDLRDVDAQTLGHDLMSTAHMWALKHWYFQRIGLDLDTYIDRQVRTLVLSNLSEAARTK
- a CDS encoding DUF488 domain-containing protein, whose protein sequence is MTASKDGSKNRSTSAHDDPRIRVRRIYDEPEPSDGARVLVDRVWPRGVSKDHARLDEWLKDVAPSNELRQWYGHDPDKYAEFARRYREELKDDTRAEAFDQLKELAEKGTLTLLTASKRDEISQAAVLKKSLDSGRHG
- a CDS encoding DinB family protein, giving the protein MSPIEPDKKDWAEVLDTGCAECGFTGREDVLELSGPIAEAAASFAPALTRADAADRPRDDRWSSVEYAAHLRDVLTEFRSRTLLMLDEQAPTLPNFDGDAVALESDYRHQNAAEVLDGLNTAATAYADTLSGLEDGQWQRTGLRADGREFTIASLTRYGWHEVRHHLGDVGA